A window from Salvia miltiorrhiza cultivar Shanhuang (shh) chromosome 2, IMPLAD_Smil_shh, whole genome shotgun sequence encodes these proteins:
- the LOC131010277 gene encoding trimethyltridecatetraene synthase-like: MQSFHEFLLGLILIAALALLSRVIFKRPSQRKLPPGPKPWPIIGNLNLLGSSPHRSLHSLSQKYGEIMLLKFGKFPVLVASSPHMAKQFLKVHDANFATRPSLAAGKYTAYNYSDMTWAPYGPHWRQARKIFLSEVFNAKRLEFFEPIRVEERRIFLSRLHSLSGKPVVLRDHLSHYTLSNISRMVLSNKYFSETEDDHHHNSIFKLHELQGMLDEWFLLNGVINIGDWIPWLSSLDLQGYVKRMKELHKKLDEFIEFVIDDHQARRAAEKGFPPKDVVDMLLVMAEKPNLEVKLTRDCVKALLQDLLSGGTDTSATTIEWAMNEVLRHPGVAEKAREEVDRVIGRKRWVEESDYSELPYINAIIMESWRLHPLSPLLPPHCAMEDCKVAGYDIAKGTAVIINTWSIGRDPKAWDAPEEFLPERFVGEDIDMTGSNFSLLPFGSGRRRCPGYKLGLKIVGTMLANLLHGFEMRLVEGMRPQDICVEELYGLTVHPKECLQLIMEPRLSPHLY; the protein is encoded by the exons ATGCAGAGCTTCCACGAATTTCTATTAGGCCTAATACTTATAGCTGCATTAGCCTTGCTCTCAAGAGTGATCTTCAAACGGCCCTCGCAACGAAAACTTCCACCGGGGCCGAAGCCATGGCCGATAATAGGCAACCTAAACCTTCTTGGTTCTTCACCACACAGATCTCTTCACTCTCTCTCCCAAAAATATGGAGAAATAATGCTCCTAAAGTTCGGGAAATTTCCAGTTTTGGTAGCATCATCACCTCATATGGCCAAACAGTTCTTAAAGGTGCACGATGCAAACTTCGCCACAAGGCCTTCGCTTGCTGCTGGTAAATACACTGCCTACAATTACTCGGACATGACATGGGCGCCTTACGGCCCTCACTGGAGACAAGCGCGTAAAATCTTCCTCTCTGAGGTGTTCAATGCAAAGAGGCTCGAATTCTTTGAGCCCATTCGAGTTGAGGAGAGGCGTATCTTTCTCTCCCGTTTGCATTCCCTGTCAGGAAAGCCAGTAGTGTTGAGAGATCATTTATCACACTACACGCTGTCCAACATTAGTAGGATGGTGTTGAGCAACAAGTATTTCAGTGAAACAGAAGATGATCATCATCACAACTCCATTTTCAAGCTTCATGAGTTGCAAGGTATGTTGGACGAGTGGTTTTTGCTCAATGGAGTGATCAATATAGGAGATTGGATACCTTGGCTTAGTTCCCTCGACCTGCAAGGGTATGTTAAAAGGATGAAGGAATTGCACAAGAAACTCGATGAGTTTATTGAGTTTGTGATTGATGATCACCAAGCCAGAAGAGCTGCAGAAAAGGGCTTCCCCCCGAAAGATGTGGTAGACATGTTATTGGTAATGGCTGAGAAACCTAATCTTGAGGTTAAACTCACAAGAGATTGTGTCAAAGCATTATTGcag GACTTGCTAAGTGGTGGTACGGACACCTCGGCTACAACAATTGAATGGGCTATGAACGAAGTATTGAGGCATCCTGGAGTAGCTGAGAAGGCGAGAGAAGAAGTAGACAGAGTAATTGGAAGGAAGAGATGGGTAGAAGAGAGCGACTATTCTGAATTGCCTTACATAAATGCCATAATTATGGAGTCATGGAGGTTGCATCCGCTATCTCCATTGCTGCCACCCCATTGCGCGATGGAGGACTGTAAAGTTGCAGGATACGACATAGCAAAGGGGACGGCCGTGATCATCAACACATGGAGCATAGGGCGGGATCCCAAGGCATGGGATGCCCCCGAAGAATTCTTGCCAGAGAGATTTGTTGGAGAAGATATAGATATGACAGGAAGTAACTTTTCCCTCTTGCCATTTGGCTCCGGCAGAAGAAGATGCCCTGGATACAAGCTTGGACTTAAAATTGTTGGAACAATGTTGGCTAATTTGTTGCATGGTTTCGAGATGAGATTGGTTGAGGGCATGAGGCCTCAAGATATTTGTGTGGAGGAACTGTATGGGCTCACTGTACATCCTAAAGAGTGTCTTCAACTTATTATGGAACCCAGACTCTCACCCCATCTTTACTAA